One stretch of Catenulispora sp. EB89 DNA includes these proteins:
- a CDS encoding DUF6493 family protein, protein MIWKRGAAKDAADAAEVAAIAVAAAAASSAPGTASSPAAAPAIAAFTLRLAGGDAASVATFFQGMSEKERRTFGKPLREFLRTVRWGSSPRDEDWRTFMERRKRAERTVTPAALAVFASASATAKFLRGVQRTDLFDPREADAIRRVLVERSPDWLAELPAALLAELAPERAYRLVRVVAAVAGVVPEATPAFVRAWGSEYNGGRNDEQLKAEVLADLRLGELLPLLFDDDENDELFQSWSAFRVVAVTAVQRGQVSRAAVLDGSVRRLLRGGRPGAMQDHLVFWNGLEATDDEVVERVSSCISLLSSQSGTVARTFLAALRKVSDAGLLDVELAVEAASIAVTRSEKNVVKTTLSWLDALLVAHPDRAGQLAEAIGTAFGAQGADLQERAVKLAGKHAKKLGEDERGRLVAEAQVYLAPDLVATLAGLLGVSQDSSTEGFGFGVGVGVGVGFGAGQAGADYPEIAPYVPRPLLPPIGSPAELAEVVASLMHADPVEAMVFERVLEAVVEFERTDSAGLRVALAPVVERWSSGRVWTPSLGALTPRDALRMLVAAGAGVEEEARRLPHRASVKQLWSRARKSSRNWYHRRRTTPADFLILRAAEIHAALGMADMPPLVSMPTSPSGGIEPDVLAARLRQCEAQGWVPLAADFHQALLRLPAECGGVDVSGLTSKAGRRFAAWVAGERIVLPAGELPEPEAREAGRNLPNAEIARRVARGHAIAPESLLDLAPGVWREPERCWDQSDWMTCWPAIVPSRPDLAALAMLDGVDWGTAPPSPESAVVLAEQDAPQHDTHKLIAHRLVNDDARLRASGVDAALVLAARKLLDPTALGAALAAELRASPASGIRRSVPALRDLANGGAAPATWEAIALALPKVLPPAVPKTLSGTADLLVLATELAGAQPAGRTPIAEVSALAQKKSGGAVGNAARRLEAVLGVR, encoded by the coding sequence ATGATCTGGAAGAGAGGTGCTGCGAAGGATGCGGCCGACGCGGCGGAAGTCGCTGCGATCGCGGTTGCCGCGGCGGCTGCGAGCTCGGCGCCGGGTACGGCGTCTTCTCCGGCCGCCGCGCCCGCGATCGCCGCCTTCACCTTGCGGCTGGCCGGCGGCGATGCCGCCTCCGTGGCGACCTTCTTCCAAGGCATGTCGGAGAAGGAGCGTCGCACCTTCGGCAAACCTCTGAGGGAGTTCCTGCGGACCGTCCGCTGGGGCTCTTCCCCGAGAGACGAAGACTGGCGCACCTTCATGGAGCGCAGGAAACGTGCCGAGCGGACCGTCACCCCGGCGGCGTTGGCGGTCTTCGCCAGCGCGTCCGCGACGGCGAAGTTTCTGCGTGGCGTGCAGCGCACAGACCTTTTCGACCCCCGCGAGGCCGACGCCATCCGGCGGGTTCTGGTCGAGCGTTCTCCGGACTGGCTGGCCGAGCTGCCCGCCGCGCTGCTCGCCGAGCTCGCGCCGGAGCGTGCCTATCGGCTGGTGCGGGTGGTCGCGGCGGTGGCCGGGGTGGTGCCGGAGGCGACGCCCGCGTTCGTGCGGGCCTGGGGTTCGGAGTACAACGGGGGCCGGAACGACGAGCAGCTCAAGGCGGAGGTCCTGGCGGATCTGCGGCTCGGCGAGCTGCTGCCGCTGCTCTTCGACGACGACGAGAACGACGAGCTGTTCCAGTCGTGGTCCGCTTTCCGGGTCGTGGCCGTCACGGCGGTGCAGCGCGGGCAGGTGTCTCGTGCCGCGGTGCTGGACGGCAGCGTGCGGCGGCTGCTGCGGGGCGGGCGGCCGGGGGCGATGCAGGACCACCTGGTGTTCTGGAACGGGCTGGAGGCCACCGACGACGAGGTCGTCGAGCGCGTGTCGAGCTGTATCAGCCTGCTGTCTTCGCAGAGCGGGACGGTCGCGCGGACGTTCCTGGCCGCGCTGCGGAAGGTTTCCGACGCCGGGCTGCTCGACGTCGAGCTCGCTGTCGAGGCGGCGTCGATCGCGGTGACGCGGTCGGAGAAGAACGTGGTCAAGACCACGCTGAGCTGGCTGGACGCGTTGCTCGTGGCGCATCCGGATCGGGCCGGGCAGCTCGCGGAAGCGATCGGGACGGCATTCGGCGCGCAGGGTGCTGATTTGCAGGAGCGCGCGGTGAAGCTGGCGGGGAAGCACGCGAAGAAGCTGGGGGAGGACGAGCGCGGGCGGTTGGTCGCCGAGGCGCAGGTCTATCTCGCTCCGGATCTGGTCGCGACGCTCGCCGGGCTGCTCGGGGTGTCACAGGACTCGTCGACGGAAGGCTTCGGTTTTGGCGTCGGCGTCGGTGTCGGTGTCGGCTTCGGCGCGGGCCAGGCCGGGGCCGACTATCCCGAGATCGCGCCGTACGTGCCGCGTCCGCTGCTGCCGCCGATCGGCTCGCCGGCCGAGCTGGCCGAGGTGGTCGCGTCGTTGATGCACGCCGATCCGGTCGAGGCGATGGTCTTCGAGCGGGTGCTGGAGGCGGTCGTGGAGTTCGAGCGGACGGATTCGGCCGGGCTGCGGGTGGCGCTGGCGCCGGTCGTCGAGCGGTGGTCTTCGGGGCGGGTCTGGACGCCTTCCCTGGGGGCGCTGACCCCGCGCGATGCTCTCCGCATGCTGGTCGCGGCAGGTGCCGGTGTCGAGGAGGAAGCGCGGCGGCTACCCCACCGCGCGTCGGTGAAGCAGCTGTGGTCGCGGGCGCGGAAGTCGAGCCGGAACTGGTACCACCGGAGGCGCACGACGCCCGCCGACTTCCTGATCCTGCGCGCCGCCGAGATCCATGCGGCGCTGGGGATGGCCGACATGCCGCCGTTGGTGTCGATGCCGACGTCCCCGTCCGGCGGCATCGAGCCGGACGTGCTGGCGGCGCGGCTGCGGCAGTGCGAGGCGCAGGGCTGGGTGCCGCTGGCGGCGGACTTCCACCAGGCGCTGCTTCGGCTGCCGGCCGAATGCGGGGGCGTGGATGTCAGCGGACTGACATCGAAGGCGGGTCGGCGCTTCGCGGCGTGGGTGGCGGGGGAGCGGATCGTGCTGCCGGCGGGCGAGCTGCCGGAACCGGAGGCGCGAGAAGCCGGCCGCAACCTGCCAAACGCCGAGATCGCGCGGCGCGTCGCACGGGGCCACGCCATCGCGCCGGAGTCGCTGCTGGACCTGGCGCCGGGGGTCTGGCGCGAGCCGGAGCGCTGCTGGGACCAATCGGACTGGATGACGTGCTGGCCCGCGATCGTCCCCTCGCGCCCCGACCTGGCCGCCCTGGCGATGCTCGACGGCGTCGACTGGGGCACGGCCCCGCCGTCGCCGGAGTCGGCGGTGGTCCTCGCCGAGCAGGACGCGCCCCAGCACGACACGCACAAGCTGATCGCCCACCGCCTGGTGAACGACGACGCGCGCCTGCGCGCCTCCGGCGTCGACGCGGCACTGGTACTGGCCGCGCGCAAGCTGCTGGACCCGACGGCGCTCGGAGCCGCGCTGGCGGCGGAGCTGCGGGCATCCCCGGCCTCGGGCATACGGCGCTCGGTGCCCGCGCTGCGCGACCTCGCGAACGGCGGCGCGGCCCCGGCGACCTGGGAGGCGATCGCACTGGCGCTGCCGAAGGTACTGCCGCCGGCGGTGCCGAAGACGCTGTCAGGCACGGCGGACCTGCTGGTACTGGCGACGGAGCTGGCCGGAGCGCAGCCGGCGGGGCGGACGCCGATCGCGGAGGTCAGCGCGCTGGCGCAGAAGAAGAGCGGCGGCGCGGTGGGCAATGCGGCGCGGCGGTTGGAGGCGGTGCTGGGGGTGCGGTGA
- a CDS encoding SWIM zinc finger family protein, protein MTSTAQIYGYVRPSSLAPSGLLDLQTSGGTTTAGPAAHPRFFSGFLGEAEPAAAALLGVANVAQARYWRPNLAALRDPVVTCNGDRLRFESFSGCCGVYARLDVLDEGMDGLALDRGTTNVDVNNDLRLALTRVRGGDPLKLEVGPEGLEATTFDGTVVERKVPLPARWLRGFAEVQAVTSGYDLRAELAAADAARFLRGLPTAPRGVQWLVPAGRTLRLAASPGPGAICVAGPQRLKELLPLLRFGGKLRVYGPNVARGAHPAASVWQLDLPGMRLVLTLSPEITRGFSGEGAVLSALAGDDVIDDAEAVAALLAFDARIEPDVLAEQTGLPVARVRAALTQLGTAGRVGYDHADAAYFHRELPYDAERAAKQNPRLRAARDLLDAGAVRWDGDIATVKVEDHAQRVRLAGDGALSCTCLWYAKYQGGRGPCKHILAADAYRRGERGLTDGADADSDSYSYSDVNDDAAVSAR, encoded by the coding sequence ATGACCTCCACCGCCCAAATATACGGGTATGTCCGCCCGTCCAGCCTGGCCCCGTCGGGCCTGCTGGACCTGCAGACCTCCGGCGGTACCACCACCGCGGGCCCCGCCGCGCACCCGCGCTTCTTCTCCGGCTTCCTCGGCGAGGCCGAGCCCGCCGCCGCCGCGCTGCTCGGCGTGGCCAATGTCGCGCAGGCCCGCTACTGGCGTCCGAACCTCGCCGCGCTGCGTGATCCGGTGGTCACGTGCAACGGCGACCGGCTCCGCTTCGAGTCGTTCTCCGGCTGCTGCGGCGTCTACGCCCGGCTGGACGTCCTCGACGAGGGCATGGACGGCCTGGCCCTGGACCGCGGCACCACCAACGTGGACGTCAACAACGACCTGCGGCTGGCGCTGACCCGGGTCCGCGGCGGCGACCCGCTCAAGCTGGAGGTCGGCCCGGAAGGGCTGGAGGCCACCACCTTCGACGGCACCGTGGTCGAGCGCAAGGTCCCGCTGCCGGCGCGCTGGCTGCGCGGCTTCGCGGAGGTGCAGGCCGTCACCTCCGGCTATGACCTGCGCGCCGAACTCGCCGCCGCCGACGCCGCCCGCTTCCTGCGCGGCCTGCCGACCGCGCCGCGCGGCGTGCAGTGGCTGGTCCCGGCGGGCCGCACGCTGCGCCTGGCGGCCTCGCCCGGCCCCGGCGCGATCTGCGTCGCCGGGCCGCAGCGGCTCAAGGAACTGCTTCCGCTGCTGCGCTTCGGCGGCAAGCTCCGGGTCTACGGCCCGAACGTGGCGCGCGGCGCCCATCCGGCGGCCTCGGTCTGGCAGCTCGACCTGCCCGGGATGCGGCTGGTGCTGACGCTTTCGCCGGAGATCACCCGGGGCTTCTCCGGGGAGGGCGCGGTGCTCTCGGCGCTGGCCGGCGACGACGTGATCGACGACGCCGAGGCGGTCGCCGCGCTGCTGGCCTTCGACGCGCGGATCGAGCCGGACGTGCTGGCCGAGCAGACCGGGCTCCCGGTGGCGCGGGTGCGCGCGGCGCTGACGCAGCTGGGGACGGCCGGGCGGGTCGGGTACGACCACGCGGACGCGGCGTACTTCCACCGCGAGCTGCCTTATGACGCCGAGCGTGCGGCCAAGCAGAACCCGCGGCTGCGTGCGGCTCGGGACCTGCTGGACGCCGGGGCGGTGAGGTGGGACGGGGACATCGCGACCGTGAAGGTCGAGGACCATGCGCAGCGGGTGCGGCTGGCGGGTGATGGTGCGTTGTCGTGTACGTGCCTTTGGTATGCGAAGTACCAGGGCGGGCGCGGGCCGTGCAAGCACATCCTGGCGGCGGATGCCTATCGGCGTGGTGAGCGCGGGCTGACGGACGGCGCGGATGCGGATTCGGACTCGTACTCGTACTCGGACGTGAACGACGATGCGGCGGTGTCGGCGCGATGA
- a CDS encoding ROK family protein → MESAWNRSVLRTNNERLLLDRLRADGATSRAELARLTGLSKPTVSTALGRLEHGGLVREIGKQAVAGRGRSPVLYEADPTAGYAIGVDVGRSWIRVGLADLDGTVVGRSDRPNTAADADGIVDAIVEQARHAAEEAGVQWSHVLHAVVGSPGVIDTATNELRYAVNLPGWGRREVTDRLAASLGTALELLNDANLAALGEHAAGAGRDRRLFVYLHIGTGLGSGIVVDGKLFPGAHGAAGEVGYLPYGPYDEDRARTRGLLEDAAAADSVVAIARELGMADVASAKDVFLAARAGSTTALEVVRREAERLAHAVASIAAVIDPELVVLGGGIGDSADLLLDPLRETLGKMTPLVPELAASVLGANAVLEGALASGVRTVRGLVFEAWQGVQEVVPAAGVAEA, encoded by the coding sequence GTGGAGTCCGCCTGGAACCGCAGCGTTCTGCGCACGAACAACGAGCGGCTCCTGCTCGACCGCCTGCGCGCCGACGGCGCCACCTCCCGCGCGGAGCTGGCCCGGCTCACCGGGCTGTCCAAGCCCACGGTGTCCACCGCGCTGGGCCGGCTGGAGCACGGCGGCCTGGTCCGCGAGATCGGCAAGCAGGCGGTCGCCGGACGCGGGCGCTCGCCGGTCCTGTACGAGGCCGACCCGACCGCCGGCTACGCCATCGGGGTGGACGTCGGCCGCAGCTGGATCCGGGTCGGCCTGGCCGATCTGGACGGCACCGTGGTCGGCCGCAGCGACCGCCCGAACACCGCCGCCGACGCCGACGGCATCGTCGACGCGATCGTGGAGCAGGCCCGGCACGCCGCCGAGGAGGCCGGCGTCCAGTGGTCGCACGTGCTGCACGCCGTGGTCGGCAGCCCCGGCGTCATCGACACCGCGACCAACGAGCTCCGCTACGCGGTGAACCTGCCGGGCTGGGGCCGCCGCGAGGTGACCGACCGCCTCGCGGCCAGCCTGGGCACCGCCCTGGAGCTGCTGAACGACGCCAACCTCGCGGCGCTCGGCGAACACGCGGCGGGCGCCGGCCGCGACCGCCGCCTGTTCGTCTACCTCCACATCGGCACCGGCCTCGGCTCCGGCATCGTGGTGGACGGCAAGCTGTTCCCCGGCGCGCACGGAGCCGCCGGCGAGGTCGGCTACCTGCCCTACGGCCCCTACGACGAGGACCGCGCCCGCACCCGCGGCCTGCTGGAGGACGCCGCGGCCGCCGACTCGGTGGTCGCGATCGCCCGGGAACTCGGCATGGCCGACGTCGCCTCGGCGAAGGACGTGTTCCTGGCCGCCCGCGCCGGCAGCACGACTGCCCTGGAGGTCGTCCGCCGCGAGGCCGAACGCCTGGCGCACGCCGTCGCCTCGATCGCCGCGGTCATCGACCCGGAACTGGTCGTCCTCGGCGGCGGCATCGGCGACAGCGCCGACCTGCTGCTGGACCCGCTGCGCGAGACGCTGGGCAAGATGACGCCGCTGGTGCCCGAACTGGCCGCGTCGGTCCTCGGCGCGAACGCGGTGCTGGAGGGGGCGCTGGCCTCGGGCGTGCGAACGGTGCGGGGGCTGGTTTTCGAGGCGTGGCAGGGGGTTCAGGAAGTGGTGCCGGCGGCGGGGGTGGCGGAGGCTTAG
- a CDS encoding ABC transporter ATP-binding protein → MSENTSANPSGDWGKDSGKNLGGTTTLLQTVDLTRHFRIGGGFSRNNLHAVDQVNLTINRREIVALVGESGSGKSTIARLLAQVYKPTSGEILFEGKPLSSMHGRKAQLGYRSDVPMVFQDPFASLNPAYRVSHGITRGLKLHRPDLSASQRDDEAERVVEAVGLNPAAEILQRYPYELSGGQRQRIGFAQALAYRPKLILADEPVSMLDVSIRIGLLNVMADLRETEGVSFLYITHDIASARYVSDRVMVMYGGHIVEAGPTESLLQEPKHPYTQLLLSAVPDPRAPLSVDMETAKAEPPKVINPKPGCRFRDRCPLAEPICHEKTPTLVELAPNHEAACHVAQRATAGVAAG, encoded by the coding sequence GTGAGCGAGAACACCAGCGCGAACCCGAGCGGGGACTGGGGCAAGGACTCGGGCAAGAACCTGGGCGGGACCACCACTCTGCTGCAGACGGTGGACCTGACGCGCCACTTCCGGATCGGCGGCGGCTTCTCCCGCAACAACCTCCACGCCGTCGACCAGGTGAACCTGACCATCAACCGGCGCGAGATCGTGGCGCTGGTCGGGGAGTCCGGCAGCGGCAAGTCGACCATCGCGCGGCTGCTCGCGCAGGTCTACAAGCCGACCTCCGGCGAGATCCTGTTCGAGGGCAAGCCGCTGAGCTCGATGCACGGCCGCAAGGCGCAGCTGGGCTACCGCAGCGACGTGCCGATGGTGTTCCAGGACCCCTTCGCCTCGCTGAACCCGGCCTACCGCGTCTCCCACGGCATCACCCGCGGCCTGAAGCTGCACCGGCCCGACCTGTCGGCGTCGCAGCGCGACGACGAAGCCGAGCGCGTGGTCGAGGCGGTCGGGCTGAACCCGGCCGCGGAGATCCTGCAGCGGTACCCGTACGAGCTGTCCGGCGGCCAGCGCCAGCGCATCGGTTTCGCCCAGGCGCTGGCCTACCGACCGAAGCTGATCCTGGCCGACGAGCCGGTGTCGATGCTGGACGTCTCGATCCGCATCGGGCTGCTGAACGTGATGGCGGACCTGCGCGAGACCGAGGGCGTGTCGTTCCTGTACATCACGCACGACATCGCCAGCGCCCGCTACGTCAGCGACCGCGTGATGGTGATGTACGGCGGCCACATCGTGGAGGCCGGCCCGACCGAGTCGCTGCTCCAGGAGCCCAAGCACCCCTACACGCAGCTGCTCCTGTCGGCCGTGCCGGACCCCCGCGCGCCGCTGTCGGTGGACATGGAGACCGCGAAGGCCGAACCGCCGAAGGTGATCAACCCCAAGCCCGGCTGCCGCTTCCGCGACCGGTGCCCGCTGGCGGAGCCCATCTGCCACGAGAAGACACCGACGCTGGTGGAACTCGCACCGAACCACGAGGCCGCGTGCCACGTGGCGCAGCGCGCGACGGCGGGGGTCGCCGCCGGGTAG
- a CDS encoding ABC transporter ATP-binding protein produces the protein MSEPMLEQMSVLDSDRDALLRVTDLRVEYATSSGPVEAVAGVSLSLAKGEFLGVVGESGCGKSTMLFAIAQLLNPPASVAGGEVWFKGENLVAMTAKSLNTLRWRDFSVVMQSAMNALNPVHSIGRQFKDAIKAHAKWSDTQIRVRSAEVLELVGIDPVHLKSFPHQLSGGMRQRAMIAMALLFTPDLIVMDEPTSALDVVAQRSLMAQIKELQKQLGFAVIFVTHDMSLVSHFSDRLMVMYAGQVVELGDTRAVFDQSAHPYSKGLLDAFPSIRGEKKRLTGIPGAPPNLAKPPSGCRFHPRCPVAMDRCKVDEPELYTVGPAQARCLLHEPAAVSVEVES, from the coding sequence ATGAGTGAGCCGATGCTGGAACAGATGAGTGTGCTGGATTCCGACCGGGACGCCCTGCTCCGGGTCACGGACCTGAGGGTGGAGTACGCCACGTCGAGCGGCCCGGTCGAGGCCGTGGCCGGCGTGAGTCTGAGCCTGGCCAAGGGCGAGTTCCTGGGCGTGGTCGGCGAGTCCGGCTGCGGGAAGTCCACGATGCTGTTCGCCATCGCCCAACTGCTCAACCCGCCGGCCTCGGTGGCCGGCGGAGAGGTGTGGTTCAAGGGCGAGAACCTGGTCGCGATGACCGCCAAGTCGCTGAACACCCTGCGCTGGCGCGACTTCTCGGTCGTGATGCAGAGCGCGATGAACGCGCTGAACCCGGTGCACAGCATCGGCCGGCAGTTCAAGGACGCGATCAAGGCGCACGCCAAGTGGTCGGACACCCAGATCCGGGTCCGCTCGGCCGAGGTGCTGGAGCTGGTCGGCATCGACCCGGTGCACCTGAAGTCGTTCCCGCACCAGCTCTCCGGCGGCATGCGGCAGCGCGCGATGATCGCGATGGCGCTGCTGTTCACGCCGGACCTGATCGTCATGGACGAGCCGACCTCCGCGCTGGACGTGGTGGCGCAGCGCTCGCTGATGGCGCAGATCAAGGAGCTGCAGAAGCAGCTGGGCTTCGCGGTGATCTTCGTGACCCACGACATGTCGCTGGTCAGCCACTTCTCCGACCGGCTGATGGTGATGTACGCGGGGCAGGTCGTGGAGCTCGGCGACACCCGCGCGGTCTTCGACCAGTCGGCGCACCCCTACAGCAAGGGGCTGCTGGACGCGTTCCCGTCGATCCGCGGCGAGAAGAAGCGCCTGACCGGCATCCCGGGCGCGCCGCCGAACCTGGCGAAGCCGCCGTCCGGCTGCCGGTTCCACCCGCGCTGCCCGGTGGCGATGGACCGTTGCAAGGTGGACGAGCCGGAGCTGTACACCGTCGGGCCCGCGCAGGCACGGTGCCTGCTGCACGAGCCGGCGGCCGTGAGCGTGGAGGTCGAGTCGTGA
- a CDS encoding ABC transporter permease, whose translation MTTLTSADSAAGPEAPVGPPTAGRRRSRASVWRAFLSNRKANVGFGMFFVLLVMAVFPSLFTSVSDPTAPARFTPRLTPSGAHWFGTTSLGQDIWALFVYGAREPLIIAVVAGGLATIVSVLVGVSAAYLGGIPDDVISFITNVVLVIPTFPLVIVLSAYAGKPTLTIMVAVLVVTGWSYGANQMRAQALSLRNRDFLESARVRGERRSYIIVFEMLPTMISLIIANFLGAALYSVLAAAGLQFLGLGDPNSDSWGTMLYWADSQSALESGTAWWAILPAIGIAVLGVAFALMNYAFDEISNPALRPVRRQRVKKLGTRRRPTRTPATLGGGAGNE comes from the coding sequence ATGACGACCCTGACATCAGCGGACTCCGCGGCCGGCCCCGAGGCCCCGGTCGGTCCGCCGACCGCCGGCCGGCGCCGTTCGCGCGCCAGCGTCTGGCGCGCGTTCCTGAGCAACCGCAAGGCCAACGTCGGCTTCGGCATGTTCTTCGTGCTCCTGGTGATGGCGGTCTTCCCGTCGCTGTTCACCTCGGTGTCCGACCCGACCGCGCCGGCCAGGTTCACGCCGCGGCTGACGCCGTCCGGCGCGCACTGGTTCGGCACCACCTCGCTCGGCCAGGACATCTGGGCGCTGTTCGTCTACGGCGCCCGCGAACCCCTGATCATCGCGGTCGTGGCCGGCGGTCTTGCGACCATCGTCTCGGTGCTGGTCGGCGTGTCCGCGGCCTACCTCGGCGGCATCCCCGACGACGTGATCTCCTTCATCACCAACGTGGTGCTGGTCATCCCGACCTTCCCGCTGGTGATCGTGCTCTCCGCCTACGCCGGGAAGCCGACCCTGACGATCATGGTCGCGGTCCTGGTCGTCACCGGCTGGTCCTACGGCGCCAACCAGATGCGCGCCCAGGCCCTGTCGCTGCGCAACCGGGACTTCCTGGAGTCGGCACGGGTGCGCGGCGAGCGCCGCTCCTACATCATCGTCTTCGAGATGCTGCCGACGATGATCTCGCTGATCATCGCCAACTTCCTCGGCGCCGCCCTGTACTCGGTGCTCGCCGCCGCCGGCCTGCAGTTCCTGGGCCTGGGCGACCCGAACTCCGACAGCTGGGGCACGATGCTCTACTGGGCCGACTCACAGTCCGCGCTGGAGTCGGGCACCGCGTGGTGGGCCATCCTGCCGGCCATCGGCATCGCCGTCCTCGGCGTCGCCTTCGCCCTGATGAACTACGCCTTCGACGAGATCAGCAACCCGGCCCTGCGCCCCGTGCGCAGGCAGCGGGTCAAGAAGCTGGGGACGCGGCGTCGCCCCACGCGGACCCCCGCGACCCTCGGCGGAGGTGCTGGAAATGAGTGA
- a CDS encoding ABC transporter permease, producing the protein MRYLLRRVGFFLLTLWAALTLNFFLPHFMPGSPINTLRAQTKGRVSDAQLTEILTSFGYKPHENIVQQYFNYLGNMVTGNWGVSLGSSLGTPVSKLIGEALPWTLGLVGITTVLAFLLGSLVGTIAAWRRGGVVDSVLPSVFVVTSALPYFVVGLFLILFLTVDNTWLPSSGNYDTSIVPGFSPGFIGSVLKYAALPALTLLITSIGGWVLTMRNNMITTLAEDYIRMGRAKGLSDRKVMLNYAARNAFLPNLSGFAMSIGFVLTGAILVEKIFNYPGLGYQLYNAVQSIDYPMMQTLFMLFTVAVLGALLICDLVTVWLDPRTRAKG; encoded by the coding sequence TTGAGATATCTTCTGCGCCGAGTAGGGTTCTTCCTTCTCACCCTCTGGGCCGCCCTCACGCTGAACTTCTTCCTGCCGCACTTCATGCCCGGCAGCCCCATCAACACCCTGCGAGCCCAGACCAAGGGCCGGGTCTCCGACGCCCAGCTGACGGAGATCCTGACCTCGTTCGGCTACAAGCCGCACGAGAACATCGTCCAGCAGTACTTCAACTACCTGGGCAACATGGTCACCGGCAACTGGGGCGTGTCCCTGGGCAGCTCGCTGGGCACGCCGGTGTCGAAGCTGATCGGTGAGGCGCTGCCCTGGACGCTGGGCCTGGTCGGCATCACCACGGTGCTGGCGTTCCTGCTCGGCTCGCTGGTCGGCACCATCGCCGCGTGGCGCCGCGGCGGCGTCGTGGACTCGGTGCTGCCCTCGGTCTTCGTGGTCACCAGCGCGCTGCCGTACTTCGTCGTCGGGCTGTTCCTGATCCTGTTCCTGACCGTCGACAACACCTGGCTGCCGTCCTCCGGCAACTACGACACGTCGATCGTCCCGGGCTTCTCGCCCGGCTTCATCGGCAGCGTCCTGAAGTACGCGGCGCTGCCCGCGCTGACCCTGCTGATCACCTCGATCGGCGGCTGGGTGCTGACCATGCGGAACAACATGATCACCACGCTGGCCGAGGACTACATCCGGATGGGCCGGGCCAAGGGCCTGTCGGACCGCAAGGTGATGCTGAACTACGCCGCGCGCAACGCTTTCCTGCCGAACCTGTCCGGCTTCGCGATGTCGATCGGCTTCGTGCTCACCGGCGCGATCCTGGTCGAGAAGATCTTCAACTACCCGGGTCTGGGCTACCAGCTCTACAACGCCGTCCAGAGCATCGACTACCCGATGATGCAGACCCTGTTCATGTTGTTCACGGTGGCGGTGCTCGGCGCCCTGTTGATCTGCGACCTGGTCACCGTGTGGCTGGACCCGCGTACCCGGGCGAAGGGGTGA